The Andreesenia angusta genome contains the following window.
GTACTCTATAGCGATAGCCGTAACTATCTCAAACTCCGTAGGATGGTCGAATCCCTCCTCCAGCATCTGTTCCACTTTCTCTTTTACGTAGAAAGTTATCTCGCTTAGGTCTTCATTCGAGATGTACTCGTCGTTTATCCTGATCCTCTCGTTGAAGAGCTCTAGGTAAGGAGAGGTGAAGAGGCCGACTCTGTATCCGGCCTTCTCTAGCACTTTAGTTATATAAGAAGATGTAGACCCCTTTCCATTGGTCCCTGCAACGTGGATGTACTTGAGCTTCTCCTGTGGATTCCCCATAAGCTCAAGCAACTTCACTATATTGTCCATCCCAAGCACTATTCCGAACTTGTTGGTGCTGTGGATATAGTCTAATGCTTCGTTTATACTCACTGTCATCTTTTTTCACTCCCGAATCTTATTTTTTAAGGCTCTCAAGTCTCTCAATCACTTTTTCCATCATGCTCTCGTACTTGGCTTTTTTCTCTTTTTCCTCGTCTATTACAGACTGAGGTGCCTTGCTCACAAAGCCCTCATTTGAAAGCTTTCCGTTTACTCTCTTGATCTCGCCTTCCAATTTGGACTTCTCTTTTTCAAGCCTCTCTATTTCCTTCTCCATGTCTACAAGCTCTTCTAGTGGAAGGAATATCTCAGTCTTTGAAACTACTGCGGAAACAGCGTCGTCGCCTATTCCAGACTTGTCGCTCTTCACCTCTATCTCTGAAGCTGAAGCTAGAGTCTTGAAGTATATCTCCGAGTTTTCAAGCAGTTTAGCCACGCTCTCGTCTTCAGTCACGAATATTGTCTTGGCCTTTCTCGAAGGCACTACATTCATCTCTGCCCTTATGTTTCTGATGTGCTTTATACAGTCCATCACATACTCAAGTCCCTCTTCAGACTCCTTGTAGCTGTTTTCTTGGGAGCATTGAGGCCATTCAGCAGTTATAAGCACATCCTCTACTCCTGGAAGCGAGCTCCATATCTCCTCTGTTATATAAGGCATGAAAGGATGAAGCAGCTTCAGTATCTGCTTTAGCACATGAAGCAGCACACCTTTTGCAACAGACTTGGTCTCCTCATCTTCCCCGTAGAGCCTAGGTTTTACAAGCTCTATATACCAGTCGCAGTACTCGTTCCAAGTGAAGTCGTATATCTTGCCTGCAGCTATCCCAAGCTCATACTTGGAGAGGTTTTCGTCTATCTCTGCTACCACTCCGTTTAGCCTTGAGATTATCCACTTGTCTTCCTCTCTAAGTGCATTTCTGTCGAGTGCATGGTCTCCCTCTAGGTTCATCATCACAAATCTAGATGCGTTCCAGAGCTTGTTTGCAAAGTTCCTGCTCGACTCCACTCTCTCTATGTGGAATCTCATGTCGTTTCCAGGCGTGTTTCCAGTCACAAGCATAAATCTAAGCGCATCTGCCCCGTACTCGTCTATAAGCTCCAGCGGATCTATTCCGTTTCCAAGCGACTTGCTCATCTTTCTTCCCTGCGAGTCCCTTACAAGCCCGTTTATAAGCACGTCTTTGAATGGGACTTCTCCCATATGCTCTATCCCTGAGAAAACCATTCTGACTACCCAGAAGAAGATTATGTCGTATCCTGTTACAAGCACGTCTGTAGGGTAGAAGTAGCTTAGATCTTCAGTCTCTTCCGGCCAGCCAAGCGTAGAGAACGGCCATAGCGCTGAAGAGAACCAAGTATCAAGCGTGTCAGGATCTCTCTTTATGCTAGAGCCTGCACATTTAGGGCATGACTTAGGCTCTTCTGAAGAGACTATTACCTCTCCGCAGTCGCAGTAGTAAACAGGCAGTCTATGTCCCCACCAAAGCTGTCTAGATACACACCAGTCCCTGATATCCTCTAGCCAGTGCGAGTAAGTCTTTCCGAACCTCTCCGGCACGAAGTTGACTTCTTTACTCTTGTAAGCCTCTAGTGCAGGGGCTGCAAGCTCTTTCATGGATACAAACCACTGCTTTGAAATCAGTGGCTCCACTACAGTCTTACATCTCTCACAGTGGCCTACGTTGTGAAGGTGATCTTCTATCTTTACAAGGTATCCGCCTGCTTCAAGATCCGCCACTATTGCCTTTCTGGCCTCGTATCTGCCCATTCCGGCGTATGCTCCACCGTTGTCGTTTATGCTTCCGTCGTCGTTCATCACCTTGAGCTGTCCAAGGTCATGTCTCTCTCCAACCTCAAAGTCGTTAGGGTCGTGTGAAGGAGTTATCTTAACAGCTCCGCTTCCGAAGTCCTTCTCTACATAGTTGTCCGCTATAACAGGTATCTCTCTGTCCACCAGTGGAAGTATCAGCGTCTTGCCCACAAGATGGCTGTACCTCTCGTCTTCAGGGTTCACTGCAACAGCGAGGTCTCCAAGCATAGTCTCTGGCCTTGTAGTCGCTATTATAAGCGATTCATCGCTGTCTTTCACAGGGTATTTTATATGCCAAAACTTGCCCTGCGACTCCTCATGCTCCACCTCTGCGTCAGAGATAGCCGTCTGACAGCTTGGACACCAGTTTATTATCCTGTCTCCTCTGTACACAAGACCTTTCTCGTACAGCTTTATAAATACCTCTTCAACAGCCTTGCTTAAGCCCTCATCCAGCGTGAACCTCTCTCTAGACCAGTCGCATGATATCCCAAGCTTCTTAAGCTGGTTTCTGATATTTCCGCCGTACTCCTTTGTCCAAGCCCAAGCTTCGTCTAAAAAGGCTTCCCTTCCTATCTCGTACTTGGTCTTGCCCTCGCTCTCAAGCTTGCCTACAACTTTGGCCTCTGTGGAGATGCTCGCATGGTCCGTTCCCGGAAGCCAAAGCACTTCATACCCAGACATCCTCTTCCATCTTATAAGTATGTCCTGCATTGTGTTGTTGAGCGCATGACCCATGTGAAGGTTTCCTGTCACATTCGGCGGCGGCATCATTATGGTGTACGGCTTTTTGCCACTCTTAGGGTTTGCCACAAAGTAGTCCCCGTCTTCCCACTGCTTATATATCTTGTCTTCAAAGTCCTTAGGACTGTACGTCTTAGCTATATTATCCATTTTCTACCTCCAGTTTCTTATTTTAAAAGCATAAATATAACACTCAGAAACAGCAATCCAAGCCCTATAGATTTGACCTTTAAGAGCTGTTTCGTGTCTTTTATCTTGCCTTTTTTCAACATTATGTCG
Protein-coding sequences here:
- a CDS encoding valine--tRNA ligase gives rise to the protein MDNIAKTYSPKDFEDKIYKQWEDGDYFVANPKSGKKPYTIMMPPPNVTGNLHMGHALNNTMQDILIRWKRMSGYEVLWLPGTDHASISTEAKVVGKLESEGKTKYEIGREAFLDEAWAWTKEYGGNIRNQLKKLGISCDWSRERFTLDEGLSKAVEEVFIKLYEKGLVYRGDRIINWCPSCQTAISDAEVEHEESQGKFWHIKYPVKDSDESLIIATTRPETMLGDLAVAVNPEDERYSHLVGKTLILPLVDREIPVIADNYVEKDFGSGAVKITPSHDPNDFEVGERHDLGQLKVMNDDGSINDNGGAYAGMGRYEARKAIVADLEAGGYLVKIEDHLHNVGHCERCKTVVEPLISKQWFVSMKELAAPALEAYKSKEVNFVPERFGKTYSHWLEDIRDWCVSRQLWWGHRLPVYYCDCGEVIVSSEEPKSCPKCAGSSIKRDPDTLDTWFSSALWPFSTLGWPEETEDLSYFYPTDVLVTGYDIIFFWVVRMVFSGIEHMGEVPFKDVLINGLVRDSQGRKMSKSLGNGIDPLELIDEYGADALRFMLVTGNTPGNDMRFHIERVESSRNFANKLWNASRFVMMNLEGDHALDRNALREEDKWIISRLNGVVAEIDENLSKYELGIAAGKIYDFTWNEYCDWYIELVKPRLYGEDEETKSVAKGVLLHVLKQILKLLHPFMPYITEEIWSSLPGVEDVLITAEWPQCSQENSYKESEEGLEYVMDCIKHIRNIRAEMNVVPSRKAKTIFVTEDESVAKLLENSEIYFKTLASASEIEVKSDKSGIGDDAVSAVVSKTEIFLPLEELVDMEKEIERLEKEKSKLEGEIKRVNGKLSNEGFVSKAPQSVIDEEKEKKAKYESMMEKVIERLESLKK